From the genome of Mugil cephalus isolate CIBA_MC_2020 chromosome 2, CIBA_Mcephalus_1.1, whole genome shotgun sequence, one region includes:
- the LOC125004587 gene encoding cytochrome P450 3A40: MGYFLYFSAETWTLLVAFVTLLLVYGYWPYGTFKRLGIPGPKPVPFFGTMLAYRKGFTNFDEQCHKTYGKMWGIYDGRQPVLCITDPAMIKTVLIKECYSLFTNRRNFRLNGPLYDAVSIAEDDQWKRIRSVLSPYFTSGRLKEMFDIMKDHSANLVKSMKAEADKDKPLEMKEYFGPYSMDVVTSTAFSVDIDSLNNPSDPFVTNIKKMLKFDFFNPIFLLVAFFPFIGVLFEKMEYSFFPASVTDFFYASLRKIKSSRQSNKQKSRVDFLQLMIDSQKNNDSSGVGEKGLSDHEILSQAMIFIFAGYETSSSSLSFLSYLLATNPEVMKKLQEEIDATFPNKGPVDYQTLMQMDYLDCVINESLRLYPIAARVERVAKATVEINGIVIPKGTVVMVPTWPLHRDPDVWPEPEKFKPERFSKTNKEPVDPYTYMPFGAGPRNCIGMRFALVMMKLAVVEILQKYSFSVCKETQVPLQMGIEGLLSPTKPIQLKLVPRP, from the exons ATGGGCTATTTCCTCTACTTCTCTGCGGAGACATGGACTCTCCTGGTTGCGTTCGTCACGCTGCTGCTGGT GTACGGCTACTGGCCATATGGAACATTTAAGAGACTGGGCATCCCAGGTCCCAAACCTGTCCCCTTCTTTGGGACTATGCTGGCATATAGAAAG GGATTCACCAACTTTGATGAACAGTGCCACAAGACTTATGGGAAAATGTGGGG TATTTATGATGGCCGTCAGCCCGTGCTGTGCATCACAGATCCCGCCATGATAAAAACGGTTCTGATAAAGGAGTGTTACTCCCTCTTCACCAATCGCAGA AACTTCCGTCTCAATGGTCCGCTGTATGACGCCGTGTCTATAGCAGAGGATGATCAGTGGAAGAGGATCCGCAGCGTACTCTCGCCATACTTCACCTCGGGCAGACTGAAAGAG ATGTTCGACATAATGAAGGACCACTCTGCTAACCTCGTCAAAAGCATGAAAGCGGAGGCAGACAAAGATAAACCATTAGAGATGAAAGA GTACTTTGGACCCTACAGTATGGACGTAGTAACCAGCACGGCTTTCAGCGTGGACATTGACTCACTCAATAACCCCTCGGACCCTTTTGTCACCAACATCAAAAAGATGCTGAAGTTTGACTTCTTCAATCCTATCTTCCTCCTCGTTG CCTTCTTCCCCTTCATTGGTGTCCTCTTCGAAAAAATGGAGTACTCCTTTTTCCCAGCATCTGTGACTGACTTCTTTTACGCTTCACTGAGGAAGATCAAGTCTAGTCGGCAGAGCAACAAGCAAAAG AGTCGTGTGGACTTCCTCCAGCTGATGATCGACTCTCAGAAAAACAATGACTCCAGTGGGGTGGGGGAAAAAG GTTTGAGCGATCACGAGATCCTTTCTCAAGCAATGATTTTTATCTTCGCCGGCTACGAAACAAGcagctcctctctttctttcttgtcttaCCTTTTGGCAACAAACCCTGAGGTCATGaaaaagctgcaggaggagattgATGCCACCTTCCCCAACAAG GGTCCTGTTGACTACCAGACACTGATGCAGATGGACTATCTAGACTGCGTCATCAATGAGTCTCTCCGGTTGTACCCCATCGCCGCGCGTGTGGAGCGCGTGGCCAAGGCGACCGTGGAGATAAACGGCATAGTGATCCCGAAGGGCACTGTTGTCATGGTCCCCACGTGGCCCCTGCACCGGGACCCAGATGTGTGGCCTGAACCTGAGAAATTCAAACCTGAGAG GTTCAGCAAGACAAACAAGGAGCCTGTGGATCCGTACACGTACATGCCTTTTGGAGCCGGGCCAAGGAACTGCATTGGGATGCGATTTGCTCTGGTGATGATGAAACTTGCAGTGGTGGAGATCCTCCAGAAATACAGCTTCTCCGTGTGCAAGGAGACCCAG GTCCCACTTCAGATGGGCATCGAGGGTCTTCTCTCGCCAACGAAACCTATCCAACTAAAGCTGGTGCCACGCCCTTAA